Within the Leisingera thetidis genome, the region GCGACGATCTGCACCGCCGAGGTGAAGGGATGGCCGACGCGCAGGCTGCGCACCATCAGCTCGACCGCGTCCGGCAGCTGCTCCTCGATCATCGACATCCGCTTGGCGGCCTTCTTGTTGACCCAAAAGAACACGGCGCCGACCCCGATGATGACGGATCCCAGGATGCGGACGGGCAGGGGGGCCGAGGTGCCGATGCTGAGGCCGACGAAGGCAATCGCTGCCAGGCCGGCCATAATCATAATCAGCTGCTTGGGGGAAAAGGCGATGGCCGCCTTCTGCGCCCGCTCCGACAACAGCGAATAAAGCGGGATCGACTGCGACCGGGCATGCTGGCCCAGCTCCTTGCGCAGCTGCTCCAGCACCTGCTCGCGGTTGCTGCCCTTCTCCATCATCTCCAGCCGGCGGTTGACCTTGCTGTTGAGGCTGATGGATTTGCCGAAGGTGAACAGATACAGGCCTTCGACCAGCGCCAGAACCCCGAAGAAGATCAGGCCGTAGATGAGCGGTTCGGCACTCAGTTGCATCAGCGCTTCTCCATCACGGTGGGTTCATAGATCGAGGCCGGCAGGTCGAAGCCCCAGAGACGGAAGCGCTCGGAATAGTGGCTGCGCACGCCGGTGGCGGTGAAATGGCCGATGATCTTGTTGTCCGGCGTCAGCCCGACACGCTGGAAGCGGAAGATTTCCTGCATCGAGATCACGTCGCCCTCCATGCCGGTGATCTCGGTGATCGAGGTCATCCGGCGCGAGCCGTCCTGCAGGCGCGAGGCCTGCACGATCAGGTTCACAGCTGACGCAATCTGGCTGCGCACCGCCTTGATCGGCATCTCGATCCCGGCCATGGCGATCATGTTCTCCAGACGCGAAATCCCGTCGCGGGCGGAGTTGGCGTGGATCGTGGTCATCGAACCGTCGTGGCCGGTGTTCATCGCCTGCAGCATGTCGATGACTTCCTCGCCGCGGGTTTCGCCGACGATGATGCGGTCGGGACGCATCCGCAGGGCGTTCTTCAGGCAGTCGCGGGGGCTGACCTCGCCCTTGCCCTCGACGTTGGGCGGGCGGCTTTCCATCCGGCCCACATGGGTCTGCTGCAGCTGCAGTTCCGCGGTGTCCTCGATGGTCAGGATGCGTTCGGCATTGTCGATGAAGCTGGACAGCGCATTCAGCGTGGTGGTTTTGCCCGAACCGGTGCCGCCCGAGACAATGACGTTCAGCCGGGTCGAGACCGCGGCCTGCAGATAGGCGGCCATCTCCTCGGTGAAGGCGCCGAATTGCACCAGGTCGTCGATGCCGAGCTTGTCTTTTTTGAACTTCCGGATCGATACCAGCGAGCCGTCCACCGCAACCGGCGGCACCATCGCGTTGAAGCGCGAGCCATCGGCCAGGCGGGCGTCCACATAGGGGTTGGATTCATCGACCCGGCGGCCCACGGCGGAGACGATCTTGTCGATGATCCGCATCAGGTGCTTCTCATCCTTGAAGGCAATGTCCGAAAGCTCCAGCTTGCCTTCACGCTCGACAAAGATCTGATGCGGGCCGTTGACCAGGATGTCGCTGACCGTCTCGTCCTGCAGCAGCGCTTCCAGGGGGCCAAGGCCGGTCACCTCGTCGTACAGCTCCTTGTTCAGCTGCTGGCGGTCCTCGCGGTTCAGGACGATGCTTTTCTCGGCCAGGATCTCGGTTGCAATGGTGGCGATCTCGGAGCGCAGTTCCGATTCGCCCGCGCGCTCCAACGCGGCCAGGTTCAGGTTCTCCAGAAGGTCCCGGTGCAGCTGGATCTTGATCTCGCTCAGCCGCTCCTTGCGCTTGCGGTCCTTGTCCATCGGCTGCGCTTCGGCCGCCTTGCGCTGCACCGGCCGCCGCAGGCTGGCAGCGGGTGCGGCAGCCGCTGACGGTGCCGCTGCCGGCTCCGGTGCCGGTGCGGCAGGTTTCGCGGCTTGCTTCTTGTACTTGGAAAACATCAACTCACCCCCGTTTCAAACCGCTCAGGCGGCTTCTGCTTCACTCCGGCCCAGCTCATGCAGCGATGCTGCGAGCTTGGCGATTTCCTTGCGCAAGGGGTTCTTCGCCGCCGAAATGGCCAGCGGCAGCCCGTGGTCGCAGCTCTGCAGAACCGGCTTGCCGCCATCGGGCAGCTGCAGGTCGATCGAGATGCTCAGGGATTCCGCCATCCGTTTGACCCGGCTTTTCCCCGTGAGATCGGTGAATTTCGGTGCCCGGTTCAGGGCAAAGCGCAGCTTTTCGAACGGCAGGTCCTCGGACTGCAGCGCCCGCTTCATGCGCAAGGCGTTCTGGGCGGAGCGCATGTCCAGTTCGATCATCGCAAAATAGACATGGGCCAGGCTCAGCACCGTTTCGGACCATTGCACCAGTGTGTGCGGCATGTCGACAACGACAAAATCGAAGTGGCTGCGCGCCATCTCAATCACCCGGGTGATGTCTTCGGGCGACAAGAGGTCCAGCGGCACCATTTCGGCCGGGGCAGTCAGAACCTGCAGCTTTTCCTGGAACGGCAGCAGCGCCTGGCCGAACAGATCCTCGTCGATGTTCTCGGATTCGCTGAGCATCTCCATCACCACCTCGCGGCGGGGCAGGTCAAGGTAGGTCGAGACCGAGCCATGCTGCAGATCCAGATCCAGCAGGCAGACGCTGGGCTCGTCCCGCTCGCTGAGCGCGGCAAGCTCCCAGGCGAGGTTGACCGCCATGGTGGTGGAGCCGGTGCCGCCGGCCAGCCCGTGGCAGACGACCACCGCGCCTTCGCGCTGGCTGCCGGACTGCAGCTGATGCGGGTTCTGTTCTGCCGCGGGTTTCGGTGCCTGCAGCCGTTCGATGGCGGCCTGCAGTTCCTGCTCGGGCAGCGGGTAGGGGACAAACTCATCCGCGCCCTGGCGCAGCAGCGTGTGCAATGCGGCCGGGGTCACGTCCTCGGCAATCAGGATCACCTTGATGCCGCGGGCCTTGGCCTGGGTGATGATTTCGCCCATCAGCGGCAGATCGCCCTCGTCGGCGCTGTCGATGGCCAGGGCAACAAACTGCAGCGGTTCAGCTTCGGTCTGACTGAAGAAGGCCAGCGCCTCGGTGAAGCCCAGATCTCCCCAGGCCTCTCCCAAAGCGGATTCCATGTCCTCGATCAGGAGGTCGAAGTTCTGCACGTCGCGGCTGATTGTACAGGCAACAATTGCAGGTGTTTCTGTTTGCGGCATACCGCTGCTCATCGCCATCATCCTTGTTCACATGGGCGGACCGGGCCATGGGCACAGTCCGCCTCTTGGAAACAATGTCGGTGGCAATCTAGGCGATATTGGGGCCAAAAATCCCCAAATATGGGGAATTGTTGCTATTTCGTAACTGCGGTACGGCGCGATCCGCCTACTGCAGCGAGCGCTCCAGGGCCTTCTGTTCCGTCAGCGTGGTGCCCGGAATCGCGCTTTCCAGATATTCGCGGTAGATGATCTGGGCATATTTGCCGTCGAGCACCGACGGGTGGCGCTTGAGGAAGCCGCTTACCTCGGTCACCGTCCGGCGGTTGCGGCGTTCGCGCTCGGGCGTCGGGATCAGCGGCTGGGTCTCGCCGTGGGACACCACAGCTTCCAGCCGGCTGCGGCTGATGCCGCGTGACACCAGGTAGTTGACCGCCGCGCGGGCCCGGCGCAGGCCGAGGGCCTTGTTGTAGGCGTTGCTGCCCACTGCGTCGGTGTGGCCGAAGACCCGGAAACGCACTTCGGGGAACTGCTTGATCCAATGTGCCTGCTGGTCCAGCACCGTGCGGGCCGCCTGATCCAGCCCGGCGCTGTCAAAGTCGAAATTGATCGTTGCGGGCACTTCCTTGGCGAACCGGCTGGCCAGCTGGATGGCAAAGCTGCGCTCGCCGCTCATCACCGCCGCGTTGTTGAGGGTCGCCTCGCCAAAGGTGCCCTGGCGGTTCAGTTCGCGCCCGGCTTCCTTCTCGCAGGCGGCTGCGGTCAGGAGAAGGCCGAGAATTGCAGCGGTTCTGATCATCTGTGCCACTCCTTGTCAGTCCAGCACGTAGCCGTAAGAGCCGTTGAAATCCTGCTTGGCCACTTCGGCAGCCGGGCCGTTCTTGGTGCGGGAGGTGCGCCCGAACAGGAACAGGTCCTTTTCGCTCGGCGGTGCCACCCGGTCGGTCGGCAGCGTCAGCGCCTCGCCGCGGGTCGGGGTCACCAGATGGGCGCTGATGATGATCACCAGCTCGGTCTGCTCGCGCTGGTAATCGGCGCTGCGGAACAGCGCACCCAGCACCGGCACATCGCCCAGCCAGGGCAGCTGCGAGGAGTTGTCGAGGAATTCGTCGCGGATCAGCCCGGCAATGGCAAAGCTCTCGCCGTCGCGCATTTCCACGGTGGTGGAGGTTTCCCGGCGCGAGAAGGCGTCAATGGTGAGGCCTGCCAGCTCCAGCGAGTTGGAGGGGTCGATGGCCGACACCGCCGCGTTCAGTTCCAGATTGATCAGATCGCCGTCAATCACCCGCGGAATGAAGTTCAGCTCGATACCGAAGGGTTTGAACTCAACGGTGATGACGCCGTCTTCCTGCGCCACCGGAACCGGGTATTCGCCGCCGGCCAGGAACTTGGCCTCCTGCCCCGACAGGGCGGAGAGGTTGGGTTCTGCCAGTGTGCGCACGACCCCTTTCTGCTCCAGCGCTTCCAGCAGCAGGCTGACCTGCACGGAACCCGCGTTGAAGCCGAACAGGAAGGCGCCGGTGTTTTCATTGGCGGCCGGGATATTGCCCGCCAGCGAATTGGCCAGCGCGCCGGAGGTGTTCAGGGTGTTGTAGCCGCCGGTGCGGCCGTTGCCGGTGCCGCCGTTGAAGCCCAGCGAGGCGCTCAGCGATTTCGAGACCGAGCGCTGCATTTCGGCAAAGCGGACCTTGAGCATCACCTGCTGCACGCCGCCCACCGACATCAGGTTGCTGACCCGTTCGGGCGCGTAGCGTTCCGCGAGGTCCAGCGCCCGCTGCAGCCGTGCCGAACTGGACACGGTGCCGGACAGCACGATGCCGTCATTGGCGGTGCGCACTTCGATCTTCTCGTTGGGCAGGATCTGGCGCAGGCGCTGCTTGAACTCGGTCACGTCCGCGGCGACCCGCACATCGACGTTGGTGATCAGCCGACCGGAGCCGTCGAGCAGCGTCAGCGTGGTCAGCCCCGGCGATTTGCCGAGCACATAGATGGTGCGGTCGGACAGCGACGAGATATCCGCAATGCTGGGGTTGGCGATGCTGAGCTCGGCAAAAGGCGTCTCGCTTTCCACTACCACAGCGCGGTTCATCGGCACGTCCAGCGTTGCCGCCGTGCCCTTTTTCACCACCCGCAAGGATTGCGCCGATGCCCCATCTGCTTGCGGCATGCCAATAAGCGATAGCCCCATCAAGGCCGCCGCCACGAACCGTCTCATTCCCATGTGACCTGCCTTTCCGATCACGCCTCAAAATCCGGGTCTTCTTGCCCGCTCTTTCAGGCACTGTGGTGCAGATCCCGAATTATTGCAAGAATCAATGGCTTCCGGGCTGTTCCTGCACAGGCGCCATTGTGGGGCCTGCGCAACAGGCACTTCAGCCGCCCCTTGCTGAAAAGAGACGGCTGAACCATGTAACGGTCTGTGCGGAAATGGATTTCCTAGTTGGCGCAGGGGATCGGGATTGCTACAACTTCGGCTCCGCGCCGGGTCCGGATTGTGCAGACCTTTTCCTGTTCCACCTCTTGCGGCGCTTCGAGGGCGCCCAGACCCAGCAATGTGCGCTGGTCCACTTCGACCATGGTTGCGATGGTGTCATCCCCGGCACCGACCAGCGCCAGCGACAACCGGCCGGTGGTCTGCGCCTGGGCCAGTGCGGCCACCTGCACGGGCTTGGCCGCAACGGTGACGGTGCGGGCAATAACGGCTTCATTGATGTCGCCGCCCGCACTCTGGTCGACGGCCACCAGCTCCACATTGGTTTCGATCAGGCGGGTGACCTCGCCGCGGGCGCTGCCGGCGCCGGGCATCATGCCGGTCCAGTAGACGTCCACCTTGTCGCCAGGGCGCAGGAAGCCCGAGACGCCGGACGACACGTCGACCTTGATGGCAAAGGCGCGCATGCCGCGCTGCAGCCGCGAGGTGATGCCCGCGTCCTCGCCCGGGGCGGTGACCTTGATGGCCATGATGGCCTCATCGGCCTCCATGGCGCGCAGCACCACGCGCAGCTTGTCGCCCTCATGCGGCGGGAAAAGGGCCTCGAGGGAGGTGAAGGCCCCCTCCGGAATTGCGTTTTCCGGCCAGCGCACGGCGCGGACCGCGTCCTTGGCCAGCCGCTCGCCGTATTTCAGGGCCTTGGTGGCGACAAAGACATCCACCGTCGGCACCGCTTCGGCGCGGGCGGCGCGTTCGCGCGCCAATTCATTCTGGTAGGCCGAGATATAGTTCTTGGCCATCATCACGGCGCCGCCTGCGAGGGCGACACCGACAATCAGCACAAGTCCGAAAACTGCACGCATTGTGTTACCTCTCATCAACTGGAGCCGGCGTTCTGCGGGGCAGAACCGGCTGCAGGATTATTCAAAGCGCTGCGGGGCCGACGGCCTTTTGCCGGTCAGCCGCAAGGCCTGGGACCGGCCGGGCTGTGAACAGCCGTTTCCGTCGGCGTCAGCCGAAAGACCAATTGGACATATAGGCGGCTATCGCCTCTGCCGCGCCCAGGGCGCCATCTTCCATGGCGGCCGCAATCAGAGCAGCCATTCCGACGATTGCAGCGCACAAAACAACCCAATCGACGGTTACTGCACCGTCATCGTTTGCAACATATGACCGTAGCTTTTTCATGTTCTGAACCTCGCTGCCAAAACGATTTCGGGGGCAGGGGCGGCACCGGCAGATCCCGGTGCCGCTTGCGATCTTAGCCCGCGGTTAGGTCGGTGCCTGATCGGACAGGAAGTCGCCGGTGCTGCTGGTCAGGTCCGAAGCGCCGTCTTCGATGGCGGTGTAGACAACACCTGCCAGAGCGGCAACCGCGGCGGTCAGCACAACCCAGTCGACAGTCACGGCGCCGGATTCGTCTTTGCGGAAGTTTTTGAAGAATTTGATCATCGTTTGGTCCCTCCAAAGGAAACTGGAATATTTCAATCTGCCCCGCCGGGGGATCTGGCCAGCTCTCTCCTTCTGGCCTGCCCGCCGGGTGATAAGCCTATTAAGCTTTGTGAATGGGGCGTTAATGGGGCGTAATCCTGTGTTTTTCGCCCTAAAGCGAGGAAAGGGAAGGTTTCTAATATCCAATTGATTATAAATGATAAAACAGTTCCCGGCGGGTTGCTTTTGAGGTGTTCCCGGGGTGCGGCTGCACATTGGCATGGCCGCCCTGGCGACTCGCCGGCCAGCAGTCAGGGAAACGGCCGGATCTTTGCAACGAGGAATGCAGCTGCGTGCAACAGAAAAGGCCGCCCACGTCGGGGCGGCCTGGCAAGCGGCAGTAGGAAACCGCTTTCGCGTTATCAGGTCGGGGCCTGATCGGACAGGAAGTCGCCGGTGCTGCTGGTCAGGTCCGAAGCGCCGTCTTCGATGGCGGTGTAGACAACACCTGCCAGAGCAGCAACCGCGGCGGTCAGCACAACCCAGTCGACAGTCACGGCGCCGGATTCGTCTTTGCGGAAGTTTTTGAAGAATTTGATCATGGTTTGGTCCCTCCAAAGGATCTCAGAATTTGCACTATCCTGCCATCTCGCCAGGGTCCGCTCTCTCACCTGCTTGACCACTGTCCGGCTTGGATGAGTTCATATAGCCAGTGCAGCGTGGCAGGATTTGGGCTGAAAGCCGGAAATCGCCGCCCAATTTTTACTTTTCGGCAAGAAACGCCTCACTCTGTTGATTCTGCTGGATTAATTTTCTATTACCCTGTGCCGCCCCGTGGCATTTCCGCGCCAGCTGAGGGGAAATATGGCGAATGCGCCAGATTCTGGGGCGGAAAAGCTGGCTTTCAGGGACCAAGTCTCCGAGTCTGATGAAAACTGAAACCGCAGGCAGACCGAGCAATGGCTTTCCGAAACGCAGTTCTGGCACTGGCAGCCGGTGCTATGCCATTGGCTGCCTTGGGGCAGGAGGCTCCGCCGAAACCCTTTCCCCAGTTCGAGGCAAAGCGGATCAAGCCGCCGGCTCCCGGAACCGGCAACCGCATTACCGTGCAGATCGAGCCGGAACCGGAGACTGCCGCGCTGCCGCTGGACACGCCCGGAAAAGAAGCCGTGCCGGCGGCCGGCCGCTATGGCTGGTTCTGGGACAAGATCGCGCCTGGACTCGAGAACGCCGGTCCCGGCCGTCTGGACGATGCGTTGCAGGCGCTGACCGGGGCCAAGAATCCGGCAGCGCCGCGGCTGCAGCTGATGCAGGAGATCGCCCAACAGCGCGGCGTGCAGATACTGACCGAAAGCGCCGGCACCAATGTGTCGCCTGCGCTGGTACTGGCGGTGATTGCCATCGAATCCGCAGGCCGGGCGGACGCAACCAGTGCGGCCGGCGCCCAAGGCCTGATGCAGCTGATGCCCGACACGGCCGCGCGCTTCGGGGTGACGGATGCCCTGGAGGCGCAGCAGAACATTTCCGGCGGCATCCGGTATCTCGATTGGCTGATGGGCGAATTCGGCGGCGATCCGATGCTGGTGCTGGCAGGCTATAACGCGGGCGAAGGCGCGGTGCGCAGCCACAAGGGGGTGCCGCCCTTTGCCGAGACGCGCGATTACGTGCCGAAGGTTCTGGCGGCCTATAATGTGGCGCGCGGCCTGTGCATGACACCGCCTCAACTGATCTCGGACGGTTGTGTCTTCCGGGTGATGAAATAGGGCCGCAACCAGCCTGCCAACTTCTTGATATCATGTTTTTCCGGTAAATTTCCGCTGTCACCGCCGGCGGACCATTTTTTCGCCTGAATCGGCTGGTTTCTGGCGGGTATTCACAGGTTTTAAGCCATTGGAGGCAGATTTTGGATATAGGTATTGATCCGGCGGCAGTGGCCGCGGGTTCGCAGGAGATGACCGGCAATATTGCCCTGATCGGAACCATCGCATTTGTTGGGTTTTTCGGGCGGATGGTCTTTGTTGCCTTTGCGCCGGGACTTGCAAAGGCCAACCCGTTCCGGAACTTCTCGGGGACCGGTTTCATCCTGCTGGCGGCGGCGCTGTTTGCCGGCGGGCTTTATGCCTCGGGCAAGATGACCAAGGCCACGGTCCTGTTCAAGCGCAACCTGGTCGATCCGGTCGTTGTCACCTGGCTGGGCCGCGACAGCTGCGATCCGGCCAGCGGCAGCTATTGCGTCGTGGTATTCGAGGACGGGCAGGAGAAGGTTGTCAACTGGTACGACAAGCGCGTGTATATGTATGAAATCGTCAACCCGCCGGAAGGCGCCGTGTGGCACACGCTTCGGCCTCAGCCCAGGCCAGGGTTTGCCGCAGGGGTTTGAGCCGCAAAAAAAGGCCCGCCTGAGAACGGGCGGGCCTATTCCTGTTTCGGAAAGTGAACAGGATCAGTCCACGATCGTGGCCAGGGTCGACGCGCGCAGCTCGTCCTCGCTGACGCCCTCGGCCAGCTCGACGATCTTCAGCCCGCCGTCCACAACATCCAGAACGCCCAGGTTGGTGATGATCCGGTCGACCACGCCCTTGCCGGTCAGCGGCAGGGTGCAGTCTTTCAGCACCTTGCTGTCGCCGTGCTTGTTGGTGTGGTCCATCACCACCACCACGCGGCCGACGCCGGCCACCAGATCCATGGCGCCGCCCATGCCCTTGACCAGCTTGCCGGGGATCATCCAATTCGCCAGATCGCCGTTCTCCGCGACTTCCATCGCGCCCAGAATCGCCATGGCAATCTTGCCGCCGCGGATCATCGCAAAGGACTGTGCCGAGTCGAAATAGGCGGTCTGCGGCAGTTCGGTGATGGTCTGCTTGCCCGCGTTGATCAGGTCGGCATCCTCTTCGCCCTCATAGGGGAAGGGGCCCATGCCCAGCATGCCGTTCTCCGATTGCAGGGTGACTTCCACACCTTCGGGGATGTAGTTGGAGACCAGCGTCGGGATGCCGATGCCCAGATTCACATACCAGCCGTCCTGCAGTTCCTGCGCGGCGCGTGCCGCCATCTGATTGCGGTCCCAAGGCATTATGCTTGCTCCTTCTGACGGACGGTGCGCTGTTCGATGCGTTTCTCGTGCTGCCCTTGAATGATCCGGTGGACATAGATGCCGGGCAGGTGGATCGAATCCGGGTCCAGCGAACCGGTCGGCACGATCTCTTCCACTTCCACAACGCAGACCTTGCCGCAGGTCGCGGCCGGCGCGTTGAAATTGCGCGCAGTCTTGCGGAACACCAGGTTGCCGGTCTCGTCTGCTTTCCAGGCCTTCACGATGGCGAGGTCGGCAAAAATGCCTTCTTCCATGATGTAGTCCTGCATCGCGCCGTCCGGACCGGTGGGGAACTGCTTTTCAAGCTTGCCCTCGGCAATCACGGTGCCCACGCCGGTCTTGGTGAAAAAGCCCGGGATGCCCGCGCCGCCTGCGCGCATGCGCTCGGCCAGGGTGCCCTGCGGGTTGAACTCCAGCTCCAGTTCGCCGCTCAGATACTGGCGCATGAATTCCGCATTCTCGCCCACGTAGGACGAGATCATCTTCTTCACCTGCCGGGTCTGCAGCAGGATGCCGATACCGAAATCATCCACACCCGCATTGTTGGAGGCAAAGGTCAGATCCTTGGTGCCTGCGTCCTTGATCGCCTGCAGGAGGAGTTCGGGAATGCCGCAGAGGCCAAAGCCGCCCGCGGCAATGAACATGCCGTCGTGAAGCAGCCCGTCGAGCGCTTCAGCGGCGCTGGAATATACCTTCTTCATGGAGTTCTCCCAACAACTACCGTTTGGATGTGGTTCTGACGCCGGGGCGGGCACAAGTCAACGATACGGAGAAGTTTGCGTATTTCTACTGAGCGCCAGGCAGCCGGTGCGGAACGGCGGCCTGGCGGGTATTTGGCGGTCTCACGAGGGCAGGGCGTCTTCGGCATATTGCGCCGCGAACTCCGCGCCGGGCGGGATCGGGGTGATCACGTCGATCAGCACGCCATTCGGGTCCGCGGTGATGAAGTGCCGTTGGCCAAAGGCCTCGTCGGTGAGCGGCTTCAGCACCGGCAGGCCAGCGCCAGTCAGCCGGGTGTATTCGGCGGCGGCGTCCGCCACCTCGAAATTCAGGATTACGCCGGCGCTGTTGCCGCGCCCGGCTTCGGGGATCGTCTCATGGCTGCCGTCCAGAATGGCCAGGTTCACGGCGGGATCGGCGGCAGACTGAAGATGCACATACCAGTCAGAGTCAAACGCCGGCCGGAACCCAAAATGGGTTTGGTAAAAGGCGGCGGTGCCCGCGACGTCGCTGGTCTGCAGTACCGGGTAGTATTGGGTCACTTTCATGTTGCACCTCTCCTGAAAAGCATACAGTCTGTATGTATGTGAAATTAAACATACAGGCTGCATGTATGCAAGAGGAAAATGCCCCCGTTTCAAATGCCGCGCGCCGCGCGGCCATGCGCGAGCGGCTGATCGCCGCTGCCCGGATCCTGTTCGCAGAAAAAGGCTACGCAGAGACATCGACACCCGAAATCGTCAGGGCGGCGGATGTCACCCGCGGCGCGCTCTATCACCATTTTGATGGCAAGGAGGCGCTGTTCCGCGCCGTTGCCGAGGCTGAGGCCCAAGCGGTTACCCAAGCGATTGAGGCTGCGGCTCAGATGCCGGGCGGGGAGGGGCTGGAGGCCGGCAGCCGGGCGTTTTTCGGCGCAATGGCCGTGCCGGGACGCGCGCGCATATTGCTCGTGGACGGGCCGGCCGTGCTGGGCGCCGCCGTTATGGACGGCATTGATGCGGGCGGGGGGCGCGGCGCCTTGCGGGCCGGGCTGGCGGCTGCCGGCACCGGTCTTGATGCGGCCGCGCTCGATGCCCTGGCGGTGGTGTTGTCGGCGGCCTTTGACAGGGGCGCGCTTGCCATTGCCGAAGGCGCAGCTGCTGCGCCCTTTGAGGCGGCGATGGCGGCACTGATGCGCGCCGCCATCCGCCCGATGCCTTAGGTCGAGGCTTTCTTGGCGGCGGCCTTCTTCTTGGGCGCTGCCTTTTTCTTGCCGCCCTTGGCGGATTTCTCGGCAATCAGCTGCACCGCCATCTCCATGGTCACGTCCTTCGGCTCCACGTCCTTGGGCAGGGTGGCGTTCACCTTCTCCCATTTGACATACGGCCCGTAGCGCCCGTCCATGATGTT harbors:
- a CDS encoding TetR/AcrR family transcriptional regulator, producing MYVKLNIQAACMQEENAPVSNAARRAAMRERLIAAARILFAEKGYAETSTPEIVRAADVTRGALYHHFDGKEALFRAVAEAEAQAVTQAIEAAAQMPGGEGLEAGSRAFFGAMAVPGRARILLVDGPAVLGAAVMDGIDAGGGRGALRAGLAAAGTGLDAAALDALAVVLSAAFDRGALAIAEGAAAAPFEAAMAALMRAAIRPMP